One window of Streptomyces sp. SUK 48 genomic DNA carries:
- a CDS encoding SDR family oxidoreductase has protein sequence MTSTTPQQGYLTGLFSLDGRVAVVTGGSSGIGRAVAGALARAGARVVVVARGEAQRTATVEELTAEGCRAAGVAGDLSSRAGVRAAAEAAAEVFGEPDILVNSAGINLRPPMGELTEDVWDATMAVNLEAPFLLGQRFGPGMAERGFGRIIHISSQQAHRAFVSSGAYGVSKGALESLARSQAEAWSPYGVTCNTLVPGFVMTPLNARLSADPEKVAALAARTLTGRNGLAEDFAGAAIFLASRASAYVTGQSIHVDGGFSVH, from the coding sequence ATGACGAGCACCACGCCCCAACAGGGCTATCTCACCGGCCTGTTCTCGCTGGACGGCCGTGTCGCCGTGGTGACCGGGGGCAGTTCCGGCATCGGACGGGCCGTCGCCGGGGCGCTGGCGCGGGCCGGGGCGCGCGTGGTGGTCGTGGCCCGGGGCGAGGCGCAACGGACGGCCACCGTGGAGGAGTTGACGGCGGAGGGCTGCCGGGCGGCCGGGGTCGCCGGGGACCTCTCCAGCCGGGCGGGCGTGCGGGCCGCGGCCGAGGCGGCGGCGGAGGTGTTCGGGGAGCCGGACATCCTGGTGAACTCGGCCGGGATCAATCTGCGGCCCCCGATGGGCGAACTGACCGAGGACGTCTGGGACGCCACCATGGCCGTCAACCTGGAGGCGCCCTTCCTGCTGGGGCAGCGGTTCGGGCCCGGCATGGCGGAGCGCGGCTTCGGCCGGATCATCCACATCAGCTCCCAGCAGGCGCACCGGGCCTTCGTGAGCAGCGGCGCGTACGGCGTCTCCAAGGGCGCGCTGGAGTCGCTCGCCCGCTCGCAGGCGGAGGCGTGGTCGCCGTACGGGGTCACCTGCAACACCCTGGTGCCGGGCTTCGTGATGACCCCGCTCAACGCGCGGCTCTCCGCCGACCCCGAGAAGGTCGCGGCACTGGCCGCGCGCACCCTGACCGGGCGCAACGGTCTCGCGGAGGACTTCGCGGGCGCCGCCATCTTCCTCGCGAGCCGTGCCTCCGCCTACGTCACGGGCCAGTCGATCCACGTCGACGGAGGCTTCTCGGTCCACTAG
- a CDS encoding NAD(P)H-hydrate dehydratase has translation MRSAYGVETVRAAERALMARLPEGALMQRAAAGLSAACADLLGRVYGSRVVLLIGSGDNGGDALYAGARLARRGAGVTAVLLSPERAHAQGLAALRRAGGTSAVPEAAGDAIGRADLVVDGIVGIGGTGGLRPDAERLVAAVARTRAAVVAVDLPSGVEADSGQVRGAAVRADLTVTFGAYKPALLVDPAREYAGVVRLVDIGLELPAEPELEALQHADVARLLPHPAAESDKYRRGVVGIAAGSARYPGAAVLAVFGALRGGAGAVRYVGPAARAVVSRFPETLVSDRGPAEAGRVQAWVTGPGAGDDAATVAEVLAAEVPVLLDADGLRLADRDAVRGRTAPTLMTPHAGEAAALLGVAREEVEGARLAAARELAAAYRATVLLKGSTTLVADAAGGAVRVNATGTPWLATAGSGDVLSGLGGSLLAAGLSALDAGSVAAYLHGLAGRFAARGAPAGAHDVAECVPQAWRDVRD, from the coding sequence ATGCGGAGTGCGTACGGCGTGGAGACGGTGCGGGCGGCCGAGCGGGCCCTGATGGCGCGGCTGCCCGAAGGGGCGCTGATGCAGCGGGCGGCTGCCGGGCTGAGCGCCGCCTGCGCCGACCTGCTGGGCCGGGTGTACGGCAGCCGGGTGGTCCTGCTGATCGGCAGCGGCGACAACGGCGGCGACGCCCTGTACGCGGGTGCCCGGCTGGCGCGACGGGGGGCCGGAGTGACGGCCGTACTCCTGTCGCCCGAGCGGGCGCACGCCCAGGGACTGGCCGCGCTGCGGCGGGCCGGGGGCACGAGTGCCGTGCCCGAGGCGGCCGGCGACGCGATCGGGCGGGCCGACCTCGTGGTGGACGGCATCGTCGGGATCGGCGGCACGGGCGGGCTGCGGCCCGACGCCGAGCGGCTGGTGGCGGCCGTGGCGCGGACCCGGGCCGCGGTGGTCGCGGTGGATCTGCCCAGCGGGGTCGAGGCGGACAGCGGCCAGGTGCGGGGCGCGGCCGTACGGGCGGACCTCACCGTCACCTTCGGCGCGTACAAGCCCGCACTGCTGGTGGACCCGGCGCGGGAGTACGCCGGGGTGGTGCGGCTGGTCGACATCGGGCTCGAACTGCCCGCCGAGCCCGAGCTGGAGGCGCTGCAACACGCGGACGTGGCGCGCCTGCTGCCGCACCCGGCCGCCGAGAGCGACAAGTACCGGCGGGGCGTGGTCGGCATCGCGGCCGGCTCCGCGCGCTACCCGGGCGCCGCGGTCCTCGCCGTCTTTGGCGCGCTGCGCGGCGGCGCGGGGGCGGTGCGCTACGTCGGCCCGGCCGCCCGGGCGGTCGTCTCCCGCTTCCCCGAGACCCTGGTCTCCGACCGGGGCCCGGCCGAGGCGGGCCGGGTGCAGGCATGGGTCACCGGTCCCGGCGCGGGCGACGACGCGGCGACCGTCGCCGAGGTGCTGGCCGCCGAGGTGCCGGTGCTGCTGGACGCGGACGGGCTGCGGCTCGCGGACCGGGACGCCGTACGGGGACGTACCGCGCCCACCCTGATGACACCCCACGCGGGCGAGGCCGCGGCCCTGCTCGGCGTGGCGCGTGAGGAGGTCGAGGGCGCCCGGCTGGCCGCGGCGCGCGAACTGGCGGCGGCGTACCGGGCGACCGTGCTGCTCAAGGGTTCGACCACGCTGGTCGCGGACGCGGCGGGCGGCGCGGTACGGGTGAACGCCACCGGCACCCCCTGGCTGGCCACCGCGGGCAGCGGCGACGTGCTCTCCGGCCTCGGCGGCTCGCTGCTGGCCGCGGGCCTGTCCGCCCTGGACGCGGGCAGCGTCGCCGCGTATCTGCACGGCCTCGCGGGCCGGTTCGCGGCGCGGGGCGCGCCCGCGGGGGCGCACGACGTGGCGGAGTGCGTGCCGCAGGCGTGGCGGGACGTGCGGGACTGA
- the alr gene encoding alanine racemase — protein MTETPAAPTAPLRARAEIDLGALRANVRTLRARVGDAAVMAVVKADGYGHGALRCARAAVEAGATWIGTALPEEALALRAAGLTQRVLCWLWVPGGPWRQAVEADIDVSLSGMWALREVTEAARAAGRTARVQLKADTGLGRNGCQPGADWEELVAAAVRAEAEGLVRVTGLWSHFACADEPGHPSIAAQLTRFREMVAYAEARGVRPEVRHIANSPATLTLPETYFDLVRPGIAMYGLSPSPEVGTPADFGLRPVMRLSASLALVKRVPGGHGVSYGHHYVTPGDTTLGLVPLGYGDGIPRHASGAGPVLIDGKWRTVAGRVAMDQFVVDLGGDEPPVGTEAVLFGPGDRGEPTAEDWATACGTIGYEIVTRVGTRVPRVYVHEVEGSDAVDGIDAVNGDARG, from the coding sequence ATGACTGAGACTCCAGCTGCGCCGACCGCCCCTCTGCGTGCCCGTGCCGAGATCGATCTGGGCGCGCTGCGCGCCAATGTGCGGACCCTGCGTGCCCGCGTGGGCGACGCGGCCGTGATGGCCGTCGTCAAGGCCGACGGATACGGCCACGGCGCGCTGCGCTGCGCCCGCGCGGCCGTCGAGGCCGGGGCCACCTGGATCGGCACCGCCCTGCCCGAGGAGGCCCTCGCGCTGCGCGCGGCCGGGCTGACCCAGCGCGTCCTGTGCTGGCTGTGGGTGCCCGGCGGGCCCTGGCGGCAGGCGGTCGAGGCCGACATCGACGTGTCCCTCAGCGGGATGTGGGCGCTGCGCGAGGTCACCGAGGCCGCCCGCGCCGCCGGCCGCACCGCGCGCGTCCAGCTCAAGGCCGACACCGGGCTCGGCCGCAACGGCTGCCAGCCCGGGGCGGACTGGGAGGAGCTGGTCGCCGCCGCCGTGCGCGCCGAGGCCGAGGGCCTGGTCCGGGTCACCGGACTGTGGTCGCACTTCGCCTGCGCCGACGAGCCGGGCCACCCCTCCATCGCCGCCCAGCTCACCCGCTTCCGGGAGATGGTGGCGTACGCCGAGGCGCGGGGGGTGCGCCCCGAGGTGCGGCACATCGCCAACTCGCCCGCCACGCTCACCCTTCCCGAGACCTACTTCGACCTGGTCCGTCCCGGTATCGCCATGTACGGCCTCTCGCCCAGCCCCGAGGTCGGCACCCCGGCGGACTTCGGACTGCGCCCGGTGATGAGGCTCAGCGCCTCGCTGGCCCTGGTCAAGCGGGTGCCGGGCGGGCACGGGGTCAGTTACGGCCACCACTACGTCACACCCGGCGACACCACCCTCGGCCTCGTCCCGCTCGGCTACGGCGACGGCATCCCGCGGCACGCCTCCGGCGCCGGGCCGGTGCTGATCGACGGCAAGTGGCGGACGGTCGCCGGGCGGGTCGCCATGGACCAGTTCGTGGTGGACCTCGGCGGCGACGAACCGCCGGTCGGCACCGAGGCCGTGCTCTTCGGCCCCGGCGACCGGGGCGAGCCCACCGCCGAGGACTGGGCGACGGCCTGCGGCACGATCGGGTACGAGATCGTCACGCGCGTCGGAACCCGCGTGCCGCGCGTCTACGTCCATGAGGTCGAGGGCAGCGACGCCGTCGACGGCATCGACGCCGTCAACGGGGACGCGCGCGGATAA
- the tsaB gene encoding tRNA (adenosine(37)-N6)-threonylcarbamoyltransferase complex dimerization subunit type 1 TsaB, with product MLLLALDTATPAVTVALHDGTDVIASSKQVDARRHGELLLPAVDRVLTEAGLTLEAVTGIVVGTGPGPYTGLRVGLMTADTFGLALGVPVYGVCTLDGLAYAADIEKGPFVVATDARRKEVYWATYADSRTRLTGPAVDRPADIAERVAGLPAAGAGALLYPDTFPSAHEPEHVSAAALAALAAERLAAGEELPAPRPLYLRRPDAQVPKNYKVVTPK from the coding sequence GTGCTCTTGCTCGCTCTGGATACCGCAACGCCCGCCGTCACCGTCGCCCTGCACGACGGCACGGACGTCATCGCCTCCTCGAAGCAGGTGGACGCGCGCCGGCACGGGGAGCTGCTGCTGCCGGCCGTCGACCGGGTCCTCACCGAGGCCGGCCTCACGCTGGAGGCGGTCACCGGGATCGTCGTCGGCACCGGACCCGGCCCCTACACCGGACTGCGCGTCGGCCTGATGACCGCCGACACCTTCGGCCTGGCGCTCGGCGTCCCCGTGTACGGCGTGTGCACCCTGGACGGCCTCGCCTACGCCGCCGACATCGAAAAGGGCCCCTTCGTCGTGGCCACCGACGCCCGGCGCAAGGAGGTCTACTGGGCGACGTACGCCGACTCCCGCACCCGGCTGACCGGCCCGGCCGTCGACCGCCCGGCCGACATCGCCGAGCGGGTCGCCGGGCTCCCGGCGGCCGGCGCGGGCGCCCTGCTCTACCCGGACACGTTCCCGAGCGCCCATGAGCCCGAGCACGTGTCCGCCGCCGCGCTGGCCGCGCTCGCCGCCGAGCGGCTGGCCGCCGGGGAGGAACTGCCCGCGCCGAGGCCGCTGTACCTGCGCCGCCCGGACGCGCAGGTCCCCAAGAACTACAAGGTGGTCACCCCGAAGTGA
- a CDS encoding holo-ACP synthase, whose product MSIIGVGIDVAEIDRFRASLERTPQLADRLFVAEELLLPSGERRGVASLAARFAAKEALAKALGAPPGLLWTDAEVYVEDSGRPRLRVRGTVAARAAELGVRSWHLSLSHDAGVASAVVVAEG is encoded by the coding sequence ATGAGCATCATCGGAGTCGGGATCGACGTGGCGGAGATCGACCGCTTCCGGGCGTCCCTGGAGCGGACCCCGCAGCTGGCCGACCGGCTGTTCGTGGCGGAGGAGTTGCTGCTGCCCAGCGGGGAGCGGCGCGGTGTCGCCTCGCTGGCGGCCCGGTTCGCGGCGAAGGAGGCGCTGGCCAAGGCGCTCGGGGCACCGCCGGGGCTGCTGTGGACGGACGCCGAGGTGTACGTCGAGGACAGCGGGCGGCCGCGGCTGCGGGTGCGCGGCACGGTCGCCGCGCGCGCCGCCGAGCTGGGGGTGCGGTCCTGGCATCTCTCCCTCAGCCATGACGCGGGCGTCGCCTCGGCCGTGGTGGTCGCCGAGGGCTGA
- the glmS gene encoding glutamine--fructose-6-phosphate transaminase (isomerizing), which translates to MCGIVGYVGSQSALDVVMAGLKRLEYRGYDSAGVALLADGGLAAAKKAGKLVNLEKELVERPLPAGSTGIGHTRWATHGGPTDDNAHPHLDNAGRVAVVHNGIIENFALLRAELAERGHELNSETDTEVVAHLLAEEYSATGDLAEAMRLVCRRLEGAFTLVAVHADAPDVVVGARRNSPLVVGVGEGEAFLASDVAAFIAHTRSAIELGQDQVVELRRDGVTVTGFDGLPAEVHSYHVDWDASAAEKDGYASFMLKEIAEQPKAVADTLLGRIDPSGSLTLDELRITPADLRQIDKVVIVACGTAFHAGLIAKYAIEHWTRIPCEVELASEFRYRDPILGGRSLVIAISQSGETMDTLMALRHAREQGSKVLAICNTNGSTIPRESDAVLYTHAGPEVAVASTKAFLTQLVACYLVALYLCQVRGTKWGDEIQAVIKDLSKISDEVERVLETMEPVRALARTLAGKDTVLFLGRHVGYPVALEGALKLKELAYMHAEGFAAGELKHGPIALVEDDMPVVVVVPSPRGRSLLHDKIVSNIQEIRARGARTIVIAEEGDEAVVPYADHLIRIPATPTLLQPVVATVPLQVFACELAAARGNEVDQPRNLAKSVTVE; encoded by the coding sequence ATGTGCGGAATCGTGGGATACGTAGGGTCGCAGTCGGCGCTCGATGTCGTGATGGCCGGGCTGAAGCGACTGGAATACCGGGGCTACGACTCGGCGGGCGTCGCCCTGCTGGCGGACGGCGGTCTGGCCGCCGCGAAGAAGGCCGGAAAACTGGTCAACCTGGAGAAGGAACTGGTCGAACGGCCGCTGCCGGCCGGCTCGACGGGCATCGGACACACCCGCTGGGCCACCCATGGCGGCCCCACGGACGACAACGCGCACCCGCACCTGGACAACGCGGGCCGGGTCGCCGTCGTCCACAACGGCATCATCGAGAACTTCGCGCTGCTGCGCGCCGAACTCGCCGAGCGCGGCCACGAGCTGAACTCCGAGACGGACACCGAGGTCGTCGCGCACCTGCTGGCCGAGGAGTACTCGGCGACCGGCGATCTCGCCGAGGCGATGCGGCTGGTGTGCCGGCGTCTGGAGGGCGCGTTCACACTGGTCGCGGTGCACGCGGACGCCCCGGACGTGGTGGTCGGCGCGCGCCGCAACTCCCCGCTGGTGGTCGGCGTCGGCGAGGGCGAGGCGTTTCTCGCCTCCGACGTCGCCGCGTTCATCGCGCACACCCGCTCGGCGATCGAGCTGGGCCAGGACCAGGTGGTGGAGCTGCGCCGCGACGGGGTGACCGTGACCGGCTTCGACGGCCTGCCCGCCGAGGTGCACTCGTACCACGTGGACTGGGACGCCTCGGCCGCCGAGAAGGACGGCTACGCCTCCTTCATGCTCAAGGAGATCGCCGAGCAGCCCAAGGCGGTCGCCGACACCCTGCTCGGCCGGATCGACCCGTCCGGCTCGCTCACCCTGGACGAACTGCGGATCACCCCGGCCGACCTGCGCCAGATCGACAAGGTCGTGATCGTGGCGTGCGGTACGGCCTTCCACGCCGGGCTGATCGCGAAGTACGCCATCGAGCACTGGACGCGCATCCCCTGCGAGGTGGAGCTGGCCAGCGAGTTCCGCTACCGGGACCCGATCCTCGGCGGCCGCTCCCTGGTGATCGCGATCTCCCAGTCGGGCGAGACCATGGACACCCTGATGGCGCTGCGGCACGCCCGCGAGCAGGGCTCCAAGGTGCTCGCCATCTGCAACACCAACGGCTCCACGATCCCGCGCGAGTCGGACGCGGTGCTGTACACGCACGCCGGACCCGAGGTCGCGGTCGCCTCCACCAAGGCGTTCCTGACCCAGCTGGTCGCCTGCTACCTGGTCGCCCTGTACCTGTGCCAGGTGCGCGGCACCAAGTGGGGCGACGAGATCCAGGCGGTGATCAAGGACCTGTCGAAGATCTCGGACGAGGTCGAGCGGGTCCTGGAGACCATGGAGCCGGTACGGGCGCTGGCGCGCACCCTGGCCGGCAAGGACACCGTGCTCTTCCTGGGCCGGCACGTCGGCTACCCGGTCGCCCTCGAAGGCGCGCTCAAGCTCAAGGAACTCGCCTACATGCACGCCGAGGGCTTCGCGGCGGGCGAGCTGAAGCACGGGCCGATCGCGCTGGTCGAGGACGACATGCCGGTGGTGGTCGTCGTGCCGTCGCCGCGCGGCCGCTCCCTGCTGCACGACAAGATCGTCTCCAACATCCAGGAGATCCGGGCGCGCGGGGCGCGCACCATCGTGATCGCGGAGGAGGGCGACGAGGCGGTCGTCCCGTACGCCGACCACCTGATCCGCATCCCGGCCACGCCGACCCTGCTCCAGCCGGTGGTGGCCACGGTGCCGCTCCAGGTCTTCGCCTGCGAACTGGCCGCGGCCCGGGGCAACGAGGTGGACCAGCCGCGGAACCTGGCGAAGTCGGTGACCGTGGAGTGA
- a CDS encoding FG-GAP-like repeat-containing protein: MKRRHRTVLATAVAATLAGGLTVGLTGPATAAGSGVTAGSGGAAGSGVTAGSGTAAGKRPPTDFNGDGYGDFAVTAPAARLNGKWRVGAVAVLYGSARGVSADRRTTLTQDTSWVPGAAENGDLFGAATTAGDFDHDGYTDLAVGTPMEDVGTDVDGGLVQIMWGSAKGLASATTIPDPAPAAHDRFGASLAAGDFDGDGRTDLAVGTNGSALYTFRKGISRGGRAGALATRTLPLRSAPEAGIINLTAGDVTGDGRADLVVNGLNPTKGADGTYYDVNYFVPGTATGPSATGAQRMPGGVAGAIGDLDGDGRGDIVTGVYWGRTTANGPIGGKVVVTYGAASGPSSRVQTITQESGTVPGDSEDWDKFGQSVALGDINGDGLLDLAVGAPRENMRLWGHMYDNLGTVTVLYGSASGVDTSAAPQYFYPGNHDVPGDPNGNFGTAVLLTDLDHDGGADLIAGTPWADNGDGTVTVLPSGIAADGRRRIGTAGAQLFKPGQVGMEILNAIPQFGTVLQNSRQVSLINSNG; the protein is encoded by the coding sequence GTGAAGCGCAGACATCGCACCGTCCTGGCCACGGCCGTCGCCGCGACGCTGGCCGGGGGCCTGACCGTCGGGCTGACCGGCCCCGCCACCGCGGCCGGCTCGGGCGTGACGGCCGGCTCGGGCGGGGCAGCCGGCTCGGGCGTGACGGCCGGCTCAGGCACGGCGGCCGGGAAGCGGCCCCCGACCGACTTCAACGGCGACGGGTACGGCGACTTCGCCGTCACCGCCCCGGCCGCCCGGCTGAACGGCAAGTGGCGGGTGGGCGCGGTCGCCGTCCTCTACGGCTCCGCCCGGGGCGTCTCGGCCGACCGGCGCACCACCCTCACCCAGGACACCTCCTGGGTGCCGGGCGCGGCCGAGAACGGCGACCTGTTCGGCGCCGCGACCACCGCGGGCGACTTCGACCACGACGGCTACACCGACCTCGCCGTCGGCACCCCGATGGAGGACGTGGGCACGGACGTCGACGGCGGCCTGGTGCAGATCATGTGGGGCTCCGCGAAGGGCCTGGCCTCGGCCACCACGATCCCCGACCCGGCCCCCGCCGCCCACGACCGCTTCGGCGCCTCGCTCGCGGCCGGCGACTTCGACGGCGACGGCCGCACCGACCTGGCCGTCGGCACCAACGGGTCCGCCCTCTACACCTTCCGCAAGGGCATCTCCCGCGGCGGCAGGGCCGGCGCCCTCGCCACCCGTACCCTGCCGCTGCGCTCCGCGCCGGAGGCCGGGATCATCAACCTCACCGCCGGGGACGTCACCGGCGACGGCCGCGCGGACCTGGTGGTCAACGGCCTGAACCCGACCAAGGGCGCCGACGGCACCTACTACGACGTCAACTACTTCGTGCCGGGCACCGCCACCGGCCCCTCGGCCACCGGCGCCCAGAGGATGCCCGGCGGTGTCGCCGGTGCCATCGGCGACCTCGACGGCGACGGCCGCGGCGACATCGTCACGGGCGTCTACTGGGGCCGCACCACCGCGAACGGCCCCATCGGCGGCAAGGTCGTCGTCACCTACGGCGCCGCCTCGGGCCCCTCCAGCCGGGTCCAGACCATCACCCAGGAGTCGGGCACCGTCCCCGGCGACTCCGAGGACTGGGACAAGTTCGGCCAGTCGGTCGCCCTCGGCGACATCAACGGCGACGGCCTGCTCGACCTGGCCGTCGGCGCCCCGCGGGAGAACATGCGGCTGTGGGGGCACATGTACGACAACCTGGGCACCGTCACCGTCCTGTACGGCTCGGCGTCGGGCGTCGACACCAGCGCCGCGCCGCAGTACTTCTACCCGGGCAACCACGACGTCCCCGGCGATCCGAACGGCAACTTCGGTACGGCCGTGCTGCTCACCGACCTCGACCACGACGGCGGCGCCGACCTGATCGCCGGCACCCCGTGGGCGGACAACGGCGACGGCACCGTCACCGTGCTGCCCTCCGGCATCGCGGCGGACGGTCGGCGGCGGATCGGCACCGCGGGCGCCCAATTGTTCAAGCCGGGGCAGGTCGGGATGGAGATCCTCAACGCCATCCCGCAGTTCGGCACCGTTCTCCAGAACTCCCGCCAGGTGTCCCTGATCAACTCCAACGGCTGA
- the coaA gene encoding type I pantothenate kinase, producing the protein MPRSAHRHRPEATPYVDLTRAEWSALRDKTPLPLTAEEVEKLRGLGDVIDLDEVRDIYLPLSRLLNLYVGATDGLRGALNTFLGEQGSQSGTPFVIGVAGSVAVGKSTVARLLQALLSRWPEHPRVELVTTDGFLLPTRELEARGLMSRKGFPESYDRRALTRFVADIKAGKSEVTAPVYSHLIYDIVPDQKLTVRRPDILIVEGLNVLQPALPGKDGRTRVGLADYFDFSVYVDASGEDIERWYLNRFRKLRQTAFQDPDSYFRKYTQVSEDEALDYARTLWRTINKPNLTENIAPTRGRATLIVRKGPDHKVQRLRLRKL; encoded by the coding sequence ATGCCCCGGAGCGCCCACCGGCACAGGCCGGAGGCGACTCCCTACGTCGACCTCACGCGCGCCGAGTGGAGCGCGCTGCGCGACAAGACGCCGCTGCCGCTCACCGCCGAGGAGGTGGAGAAGCTGCGCGGTCTGGGCGATGTGATCGACCTGGACGAGGTGCGCGACATCTACCTTCCGCTGTCGCGCCTGCTGAACCTCTACGTCGGCGCGACCGACGGGCTGCGAGGCGCGCTGAACACCTTCCTCGGTGAGCAGGGCTCCCAGTCCGGCACGCCGTTCGTGATAGGCGTCGCCGGCTCGGTCGCCGTCGGCAAGTCCACCGTCGCCCGGCTCCTCCAGGCCCTGCTGTCCCGCTGGCCCGAGCATCCGCGGGTGGAGCTGGTCACCACCGACGGCTTCCTGCTGCCGACCCGGGAGCTGGAGGCCCGCGGCCTGATGTCCCGCAAGGGCTTCCCGGAGTCCTACGACCGCCGCGCGCTGACCCGCTTCGTCGCCGACATCAAGGCCGGCAAGAGCGAGGTGACGGCCCCCGTCTACTCGCACCTCATCTACGACATCGTCCCGGACCAGAAGCTCACGGTCCGCCGCCCCGACATCCTGATCGTGGAGGGCCTGAACGTCCTCCAGCCCGCCCTGCCCGGCAAGGACGGCCGTACCCGCGTGGGTCTCGCCGACTACTTCGACTTCAGCGTGTACGTCGACGCGAGCGGCGAGGACATCGAGCGCTGGTACCTCAACCGCTTCCGCAAGCTGCGCCAGACGGCCTTCCAGGACCCCGACTCGTACTTCCGCAAGTACACCCAGGTCTCCGAGGACGAGGCCCTGGACTACGCCCGCACCCTGTGGCGCACGATCAACAAGCCCAACCTGACCGAGAACATCGCCCCGACCCGGGGCCGGGCCACCCTGATCGTCCGCAAGGGCCCGGACCACAAGGTCCAGCGCCTGCGCCTGCGCAAGCTGTAG
- a CDS encoding alpha/beta hydrolase — MSDNRAEAVTDAVASAAGNWRRATGIAGAAIGVLAAGAAAGVAVERMTVGRTVRRKARLALDSAGPYGTLRGTPGKAYADDGTELYYEVDEAEPDAGAPPSARRLRLFGRKAPAPVTVVFCHGYCLNQDSWHFQRAALRGVVRTVHWDQRSHGRSGRGVAQSRDREPLTIDQLGRDLKAVVDAAVPEGPIVLVGHSMGGMTVMALAAQYPELIAERVVGTAFVGTSSGRLGEVNFGLPVAGVNAIRRILPGVLKALGQQAELVEKGRRATAELFAGVIKRYSFAGRDIDPAVERFAERMIESTPIDVVAEFYPAFTDHDKTSALACFRQLPVLVLAGVQDLVTPSGHSEAIADELPDAELVLVPDAGHLVMLEHPEVVIDRLADLLTRAGAVPAAATVSSYGTSSSSTARPR, encoded by the coding sequence GTGAGCGACAACAGGGCGGAAGCGGTGACGGACGCCGTCGCCTCGGCGGCCGGCAACTGGCGCAGGGCGACCGGCATCGCCGGTGCCGCGATAGGCGTCCTCGCCGCGGGCGCGGCGGCCGGTGTCGCCGTCGAGCGGATGACGGTGGGCCGCACGGTGCGCCGCAAGGCACGCCTCGCCCTGGACTCCGCGGGGCCCTACGGCACCCTGCGCGGCACCCCGGGCAAGGCGTACGCCGACGACGGCACCGAGCTGTACTACGAGGTCGACGAGGCGGAGCCGGACGCGGGCGCCCCGCCCTCCGCGCGCCGGCTCAGGCTCTTCGGCCGCAAGGCGCCGGCCCCGGTCACCGTCGTCTTCTGCCACGGCTACTGCCTCAACCAGGACTCCTGGCACTTCCAGCGGGCGGCCCTGCGCGGGGTCGTCCGCACGGTGCACTGGGACCAGCGCAGCCACGGCCGCTCCGGGCGGGGTGTGGCGCAGAGCCGGGACCGGGAGCCGCTGACCATCGACCAGCTCGGCCGCGATCTGAAGGCGGTCGTCGACGCGGCCGTGCCCGAGGGGCCGATCGTGCTGGTCGGCCACTCGATGGGCGGGATGACCGTGATGGCGCTCGCCGCGCAGTACCCGGAGCTGATCGCGGAGCGGGTGGTCGGCACCGCGTTCGTGGGCACGTCCTCGGGGCGGCTCGGCGAGGTGAACTTCGGGCTGCCGGTGGCCGGCGTCAACGCGATACGCCGGATCCTGCCCGGGGTGCTCAAGGCGCTCGGGCAGCAGGCGGAGCTGGTGGAGAAGGGGCGCCGGGCGACGGCGGAGCTGTTCGCCGGGGTCATCAAGCGGTACTCGTTCGCCGGGCGGGACATCGACCCGGCGGTGGAGCGGTTCGCCGAGCGGATGATCGAGTCCACGCCGATCGACGTCGTCGCCGAGTTCTACCCGGCCTTCACCGACCACGACAAGACGAGCGCGCTGGCCTGCTTCCGGCAGCTGCCGGTGCTGGTGCTGGCGGGTGTGCAGGACCTGGTCACGCCGAGCGGGCACAGCGAGGCCATAGCCGACGAGCTGCCCGACGCCGAGCTGGTGCTGGTGCCGGACGCCGGGCACCTGGTGATGCTGGAGCACCCGGAGGTGGTCATAGACCGCCTCGCCGATCTGCTCACCCGGGCGGGAGCGGTGCCCGCAGCGGCTACCGTAAGTTCCTATGGAACGTCCAGCAGCAGCACCGCACGACCCCGCTGA
- the tsaE gene encoding tRNA (adenosine(37)-N6)-threonylcarbamoyltransferase complex ATPase subunit type 1 TsaE, which translates to MERPAAAPHDPAEHDRAETRLTITSPEQMRELGRRLAKLLRAGDLVMLSGELGAGKTTLTRGLGEGLGVRGAVTSPTFVIARVHPSLGDGPPLVHVDAYRLGGGLDEMEDLDLDVSLSDSVIVVEWGEGKVEELTEDRLQLVIHRAVGDTTDEVRHVTLTGLGARWAEAGLETLTA; encoded by the coding sequence ATGGAACGTCCAGCAGCAGCACCGCACGACCCCGCTGAGCACGACCGGGCGGAGACCCGGCTGACGATCACCTCGCCCGAGCAGATGCGTGAGCTGGGCCGGCGCCTCGCCAAGCTGCTGCGCGCCGGGGACCTGGTGATGCTCTCCGGCGAACTGGGCGCGGGCAAGACCACGCTGACCCGGGGCCTGGGGGAGGGGCTCGGTGTGCGCGGCGCGGTCACCTCGCCGACCTTCGTGATCGCCCGGGTGCATCCGTCCCTCGGCGACGGCCCGCCGCTCGTGCATGTGGACGCCTACCGGCTCGGCGGCGGTCTGGACGAGATGGAGGACCTGGACCTCGACGTCTCGCTGTCCGACTCGGTGATCGTCGTGGAGTGGGGCGAGGGCAAGGTCGAGGAGCTGACCGAGGACCGGCTCCAGCTGGTCATCCACCGCGCGGTCGGCGACACCACGGACGAGGTGCGGCATGTGACCCTCACGGGGCTCGGCGCGCGCTGGGCCGAGGCGGGCCTGGAGACCCTCACGGCCTGA